TGGCGCGAAACGGTTTTTCGCCGTGCGCCACCATAAACGCCTTGAGGTCGTCGGGCGAGGTTTTGCGGATGTCGCGTTTGGCAGGGGCAAGTTCAAGTTCCAGAAGCATAGGGCAAAGATACAATTGCTCAAGGGCTTGGGTTCCTAATACGGGCTATTAGGATTACGGAGCTTCAGAATCAAGCGCATAGCCACTGGCTGGTTTGCCACGTAAGCTGGTGTTAGGCGGGGTAGGCGGCGAATGATTGCAGCTAGCTGCAATAAGCTGGCTTCCGACAACTGATAAATTTCTTCCTCATTTTCTTCCCGCTGGGCCACTTGGTCGCCAAACAGAGCATTCAGCGCCGTTTTTTGAGCTTCGTCAACTGGTAGACGCTCCACTCTATCGAGGCGGCCGCTAGGCTCTACCGTCACCACTATCTGCGCCCCGAACTTAGGTAAGCTATGGGCATTGCCTTCGTTGCTTCGCAAATATTCGGCAGCTATGTCGGCGGCTAAGTGCTGATAACCAACTTTTCCTTGGTAGAGGGGCATTCTTGTAACGGCGGTGAACAATTGAATTGAATCGGCTGCAGGTAGCGGTCGCCGGGGCGAATGCAGTAAATCGCTGATGGTAAAGGTGACGGGTGCACGCAGCAAGCAGGCTACTGACTTACCATTCTGCGTGGCTGGTTGCAGACGTGGCAATTGGCGCACTGCCTGTACCACGGCCGTGTCTAAGTCAGCCTGAATTCCTTGCTCTATTTTAATTAAGCATACTTGTCCGCCCGGCGAAACGGCGAAGCTTACCAGTACTTGCCCCTGAACTTCGTCCCGAAGCGCTTGCCTTGAATACTTTACGCCTAATTGGATAGCCCGTACAATCGCGGCATCTCCATCATTGCCAGGCATTTGAGGCGGGTGAAATAAAGTCGCTGTCCCTTCGGCTGCCAACCTGGATTGGCTGTGACCAGGTGACGCAGCAATCAGTATAAAGGGAATAAAAAGACATTTTCTTATTATCGAAAAGTTATGTAAGTAGAAAGCCATGAAAAAAATTAGGAAATGAAAAAAATTAAGTTTTAAACCAAAGTAGTGGATTTAACAACAATTAACTCAGCCGCCCCGCCAGTTCCTGCGGCAGAACCCGCAATTTATGCGTGTTGTAGTCGAAGCACAGCATCCCGGTTTTGGCGCGGGTAATTTCCTTGCCCGCCTGGTTTCTGACTTGGTACACAATATCGAAGCCATACTTGCCGGGGTCGTTGGCGGCCATGTCGATGGTCAGCGTATCGCCGTAAAACGCCTCGGCTTTGTACTCAATTGCTACATCAACCATAATAAAGCCCAGCTTGGTAGCGGGGTCAAACTCGGCCGCGCCGAGGTGGGCCAGAAACTGCACCCGCGCCTCGTGCAGGATACCCAGCAGGGCGTCGTTGCCGAGGTGGCCGCCGTAGTTAAGGTCGGTAATGCGTACCGGCAGCGTGGCAGCGAAGGAAAAGGCATCGGGCAGGGCTATTTTTACGCGGGCCATATTTCAGTAGTGAGCAGTTAGCGATGAGCAGCGAACAAGTGGGCGAAGCGTCAAAAATAGAGGTGCGCACGACGGCCGATGGCTCGCCCACGCTCTACGTGCCCGCCCTCGACGAGCACTACCACTCGCGCCACGGCGCGGCCCAGGAGTCGCGCCATGTGTTTATTGAAGCCGGCTTGCGGCCCTTGTTGGCGGCAGGCTACGGCCAGGGCGGCCCGCCGCTACGCATTCTGGAAGTAGGTCTCGGCACCGGCCTCAACGCCCTGCTGACGCTGGAAGCCGCCCAAAATATCGGCGCGGCCATTGCCTACGCTGGCTACGAAACCGTGCCGCTGCCGCCGCCAATGGTGGCAGCGCTAGCCCCGCAATGGGCAGCCGAGCCAGTGCTTAGCCAGGCCTTCAGCCAGCTGCACGCCGCTCCCTGGGGCGTGCCGGTAATGCTGGCCAAAGGCTTTGAGCTGACTAAGATTCAGGCCGAAGTGCAGGCGGCGGCTTTGCCAGCCGGGTACTACAACCTGTTTTATTTCGATGCCTTCGCCCCCGAAAAGCAGCCCGAGCTGTGGGGAGAAGAAATATTCAAAAACCTATATGTTTTGGCTGCGCCCGGCGCGGTGCTGGTGAGCTATTGCGCCCAGGGCCAGTTCAGGCGCAACCTGCGGGCCGCGGGCTGGCTCACCGAAAAGCTGCCCGGCCCGCCCGGCAAGCGCGAGATGACGCGGGCCCGAAAACCAAGCTAAGCAGTAGCTTGCCGGTTACGAGTGAATTTTATGCGGCTCCCTGCCCATCAGCCCGCCAAGCCAACGCCTACGCCCAGTGTCCCGAAAATTTTTAGAAACGGAAAGTCCCGCCTGGGTTAGCGAAGGCCTCATTACGGAGGCCCAGCGCGAGCGGCTGCTGGCCCGCTACCCATCAGAAGCGGTGCAGGCGGTGGGGCTGCTGCCGCTATTGGGCAGTATTCTGGTGGGCCTGAGTGCGCTGAGCGTGGTGGCGGCCAACTGGCAGTCGCTACCCGAGGCGCTGCGGCTGGGGCTGCTGCTGGGCACCCTGCTGGCCGCCTACGCGGGCGGCGAGTACTTTTTGCGGCGGGGCAACCGGCGGGTGGGCCACGGCCTGCTCGGGCTGGGGCTGGTCACGTTCGGGGCGAGCATCATCCTTACGAGCCAGCTATATCAGCTGGTGGGTTACGATGTCAGTGGTCTGCTGGCCTGGGAGGTAGTAGGCGTGCTGCTGAGCTTTTTGTACGAGAGCCAAAGTCTGACGCTGCTGCCCATTCTCATCGGTGCGGCGGTGCAGACGTATTGCACGCAAGCGCTGGGAGTATTCAGCTACGCCACAATGGGGCTGGTAGTGCTGGGCAGCGGCTACCGCTGGTGGCACCGGCCCGATACGCTGGTGGCATCCGTGCTGGCGGCGGGGCTGCTGTGGCAGGCGGCGCTGTGGGTGGCGCTGTCGCACGCCAAGATTACCTGGTTTTTTATTCCGGCCATGCTCGTGTACGCGGCCGGCGACTGGCACCCCGACCCGGCCGCCAGCCGGGCCCTGAAAGGGCCTCCGCTGGTAGCCGCCTATTTGTTTGCGCTGGGCCTGGCGCTGTTTGGCGAAACCGACCAGTACGCCGGCCTGCTGCGTCCGCCCGTGCTGGCGTATCTGGGAGCCCTGGCGGCTGTGCTGGCCCTATCAGTGGCCGGTAAGCAGGTGCGGGGCCGGCTGGCCACCCTGCCCGACTGGCTGCTGCTGCTGCCCGGCTTTTACCTGCCGGGCGGGCTGCCGCTGGCTATTGCCACGCTGGTGGTGCTGTATGCGCATGCCGGCTCCATGCTGGCCCGCGCCCACCGCTCGGCCGATGCCGAGCAGCTGACTGTGGGCACCGTGCTGTTTATCATCGCCACCATGGTAGCCTATTTCAAGCTAACCTGGGCCTTCCTCGATAAGTCGCTGTTTTTCCTGATTGGCGGCGTGCTGCTGCTGAGCCTGAGCTGGTACCTGCGCCGTCGCAATGCCAGCCGCCTGGCCGAAACCGTAGCGGCGGTAACCGCGCCGGCCGGCGCTGCTACCGCCAGCC
The sequence above is drawn from the Hymenobacter baengnokdamensis genome and encodes:
- a CDS encoding acyl-CoA thioesterase — protein: MARVKIALPDAFSFAATLPVRITDLNYGGHLGNDALLGILHEARVQFLAHLGAAEFDPATKLGFIMVDVAIEYKAEAFYGDTLTIDMAANDPGKYGFDIVYQVRNQAGKEITRAKTGMLCFDYNTHKLRVLPQELAGRLS
- a CDS encoding energy transducer TonB — its product is MAFYLHNFSIIRKCLFIPFILIAASPGHSQSRLAAEGTATLFHPPQMPGNDGDAAIVRAIQLGVKYSRQALRDEVQGQVLVSFAVSPGGQVCLIKIEQGIQADLDTAVVQAVRQLPRLQPATQNGKSVACLLRAPVTFTISDLLHSPRRPLPAADSIQLFTAVTRMPLYQGKVGYQHLAADIAAEYLRSNEGNAHSLPKFGAQIVVTVEPSGRLDRVERLPVDEAQKTALNALFGDQVAQREENEEEIYQLSEASLLQLAAIIRRLPRLTPAYVANQPVAMRLILKLRNPNSPY
- a CDS encoding DUF2157 domain-containing protein, with protein sequence MSRKFLETESPAWVSEGLITEAQRERLLARYPSEAVQAVGLLPLLGSILVGLSALSVVAANWQSLPEALRLGLLLGTLLAAYAGGEYFLRRGNRRVGHGLLGLGLVTFGASIILTSQLYQLVGYDVSGLLAWEVVGVLLSFLYESQSLTLLPILIGAAVQTYCTQALGVFSYATMGLVVLGSGYRWWHRPDTLVASVLAAGLLWQAALWVALSHAKITWFFIPAMLVYAAGDWHPDPAASRALKGPPLVAAYLFALGLALFGETDQYAGLLRPPVLAYLGALAAVLALSVAGKQVRGRLATLPDWLLLLPGFYLPGGLPLAIATLVVLYAHAGSMLARAHRSADAEQLTVGTVLFIIATMVAYFKLTWAFLDKSLFFLIGGVLLLSLSWYLRRRNASRLAETVAAVTAPAGAATASPNPETQP
- the mnmD gene encoding tRNA (5-methylaminomethyl-2-thiouridine)(34)-methyltransferase MnmD, with protein sequence MSSEQVGEASKIEVRTTADGSPTLYVPALDEHYHSRHGAAQESRHVFIEAGLRPLLAAGYGQGGPPLRILEVGLGTGLNALLTLEAAQNIGAAIAYAGYETVPLPPPMVAALAPQWAAEPVLSQAFSQLHAAPWGVPVMLAKGFELTKIQAEVQAAALPAGYYNLFYFDAFAPEKQPELWGEEIFKNLYVLAAPGAVLVSYCAQGQFRRNLRAAGWLTEKLPGPPGKREMTRARKPS